Proteins encoded within one genomic window of Geotalea daltonii FRC-32:
- the truA gene encoding tRNA pseudouridine(38-40) synthase TruA, translated as MRNIKLIIEYDGTAYCGWQLQPNGITIQQVIEESLEKMLGQSVRLQSSGRTDAGVHALGMVAVFKTQKDLPVRAFSDGLNCLLPPDIAIRDASEVPLSFNPRADAISKHYRYTIYNSKRRSPLTRLNSWHLRGILNMELMQLGASHFVGEHDFAAFRASNCVAKTTIRRMFHVSVAKVGDSVIIDVHGSGFLKNMVRVIAGTLVAVGQGKLDPSAIPGLLAGGDRSASGITAPPQGLCLMEVFY; from the coding sequence ATGCGTAATATAAAGCTTATCATAGAATATGACGGTACCGCCTACTGCGGATGGCAGTTGCAGCCCAATGGCATAACTATTCAGCAGGTAATTGAAGAGTCCCTGGAGAAGATGCTGGGGCAATCGGTTCGGCTGCAATCCTCAGGTCGTACCGATGCCGGGGTTCATGCACTGGGGATGGTGGCGGTTTTTAAAACGCAAAAGGATCTGCCTGTCCGTGCCTTTTCCGATGGCCTCAATTGCCTTCTCCCTCCAGATATCGCCATCAGGGATGCCTCCGAGGTGCCGCTTTCTTTCAACCCCCGTGCCGATGCAATCAGCAAGCATTATCGGTACACCATTTATAACAGTAAGCGGCGCTCTCCCCTGACACGGCTCAACTCCTGGCATCTGCGGGGCATACTGAATATGGAATTGATGCAGCTGGGCGCTTCCCATTTTGTCGGTGAGCATGATTTTGCAGCGTTCCGGGCGTCAAACTGTGTGGCAAAAACAACTATCCGCCGAATGTTCCATGTTTCGGTTGCCAAAGTAGGCGACTCTGTCATCATAGATGTGCATGGCTCAGGATTTTTGAAAAACATGGTCAGGGTCATTGCTGGCACCTTGGTCGCCGTGGGGCAGGGTAAGCTGGACCCATCTGCCATTCCCGGGTTGCTTGCCGGAGGAGACCGGTCTGCATCCGGCATCACCGCACCGCCGCAAGGACTCTGTCTCATGGAAGTCTTTTATTGA